The following are encoded in a window of Penicillium oxalicum strain HP7-1 chromosome II, whole genome shotgun sequence genomic DNA:
- a CDS encoding Apoptosis-inducing factor 1 translates to MVSSLPPRYVLRNRFPRLNRNLRHRRDPTPSSCGRLLPNFTSTTAAPLSTSRSYWSAGGLRDSSSFTSFSVVSLPTSIYSSKIKGLSISTPARPHLIPLLSPPPTYSPTRALATMAQEYKLKGLSSLADVSSSDKIECEVEGISEGKVLVVKHDGQAHAMSPRCTHYGAPLKNGVVAPDGRITCPWHGACFNIKTGDVEDAPALDALKKFDIFERGGAVYIRGTEADIKGGKRNPVGKCSVSNAEEKVVVVGGGSGTLGLVQSLRELKYPGSITIISKEPEVGIDRTKLSKALIADPEKIMWRPREWFKEAGIEVVNDEVTSVDFSGKSVKTASGSTVSYTNLVLATGGQPRSLPLPGFRDNELSNVFTLRFVSDVKAILAAAEGSKKNIVIIGSSFIGMEVGNALSKDHNVTIVGMESAPMERVLGAKIGSAIQKNIEKSGVNFKLSAGVEKATPSESNQSSVGAVHLKDGTVLPADLVVLGVGVRPATDYLQNNSAVTLQKDGSIETDDHFTIPGLEKVFAIGDIATYPYHGPGGEGKPVRIEHWNVAQNMGRGVARAIVHARRSPLSSLPPKPFIPVFWSALGAQLRYCGNTVNGYDDIVIKGQPEEAKFAAYYTKDDTVVAVATMGMDPVMVKCAELMRRGHMPGKKAIVDDVDILTLDV, encoded by the exons ATGGTGTCTTCCCTCCCACCCCGCTACGTGCTTCGCAATCGGTTCCCCCGCTTGAATCGGAATCTGCGTCACCGCCGTGATCCCACCCCCAGTAGCTGCGGCAGACTACTCCCCAATTTCACTTCTACCACTGCTGCACCTCTCTCTACTTCTCGTAGTTACTGGAGTGCTGGCGGCCTGAGAGATTCGTCTTCCTTTACCTCCTTTTCAGTGGTCTCCCTACCGACATCAATCTATTCGTCAAAGATCAAGGGCCTCTCGATCAGTACACCAGCTCGCCCACACCTAATTCCTCTCCTCAGTCCACCTCCTACTTATTCTCCTACTCGTGCTCTTGCAACCATGGCTCAGGAATACAAGCTCAAGGGTCTTTCATCCCTGGCAGATGTCTCCTCCTCAGACAAGATCGAATGCGAAGTCGAGGGCATCTCTGAAGGCAAGGTCTTGGTCGTCAAGCATGATGGCCAGGCTCACGCCATGAGCCCGCGCTGTACGCACTACGGAGCACCACTGAAAAATGGTGTGGTGGCTCCAGATGGCCGGATTACGTGTCCATGGCATGGAG CTTGCTTCAACATCAAAACCGGTGACGTTGAGGATGCGCCAGCCCTTGATGCCTTGAAGAAGTTTGATATCTTCGAGCGCGGTGGTGCTGTGTACATTCGTGGTACCGAGGCCGACATTAAGGGCGGAAAGCGAAACCCCGTCGGCAAGTGCTCGGTATCGAATGCAGAGGAGAAGGTGGTGGTTGTCGGAGG TGGGAGCGGTACTTTGGGACTCGTTCAATCCCTCCGTGAGCTCAAGTATCCCGGTagcatcaccatcatctccaaggagCCCGAGGTTGGCATTGACCGCACCAAGCTCTCCAAGGCTCTAATTGCGGATCCTGAGAAGATCATGTGGCGCCCTCGCGAGTGGTTCAAGGAGGCCGGCATCGAAGTTGTCAACGACGAGGTCACCTCCGTCGACTTCTCGGGCAAATCCGTCAAGACCGCGTCCGGCTCCACAGTCTCCTACACCAACCTGGTCCTCGCGACAGGTGGTCAGCCTCGCTCACTACCCCTCCCTGGGTTCCGCGACAACGAGCTCTCTAACGTGTTTACCCTGCGCTTTGTCTCTGATGTGAAGGCTATCCTGGCCGCCGCTGAGGGTTCCAAGAAGAATATCGTCATCATTGGCTCCTCGTTCATCGGCATGGAGGTCGGCAACGCGCTGAGCAAGGACCACAATGTGACCATCGTGGGCATGGAGTCCGCCCCTATGGAGCGTGTTCTGGGTGCCAAGATTGGTTCCGCCATCCAGAAGAACATCGAGAAGAGCGGCGTCAACTTCAAGCTGTCCGCGGGCGTCGAAAAGGCTACCCCCTCTGAGTCCAACCAGTCCTCCGTGGGTGCGGTCCACTTGAAGGACGGTACCGTTCTCCCAGCCGACCTCGTCGTTCTGGGTGTGGGTGTGCGTCCCGCGACCGACTACCTGCAGAACAACTCTGCCGTGACGCTGCAGAAGGATGGCTCCATCGAAACTGACGACCACTTTACCATCCCTGGTCTGGAGAAGGTCTTTGCCATTGGTGACATTGCCACTTACCCTTACCACGGTCCTGGCGGCGAGGGCAAGCCCGTCCGCATTGAGCACTGGAACGTCGCGCAGAACATGGGTCGGGGAGTGGCTCGGGCTATTGTCCACGCCCGTCGCTCCCCACTGTCCTCGCTGCCTCCTAAGCCCTTCATCCCCGTCTTCTGGTCTGCTCTCGGGGCACAGCTGCGTTACTGTGGCAACACCGTGAACGGATATGATGATATTGTCATCAAGGGTCAACCCGAAGAGGCCAAGTTCGCGGCCTACTACACCAAGGATGATACGGTCGTCGCAGTCGCGACCATGGGTATGGACCCGGTGATGGTCAAGTGTGCCGAGCTGATGCGCCGAGGCCACATGCCCGGGAAGAAGGCCATTGTGGACGATGTGGACATTTTGACCCTGGACGTATGA